In Falco cherrug isolate bFalChe1 chromosome 2, bFalChe1.pri, whole genome shotgun sequence, the following are encoded in one genomic region:
- the SETD4 gene encoding SET domain-containing protein 4 isoform X2, giving the protein MKKNRGRTGRKRRRKHLQSFMGGVNCSQKLEYIKLKKWLKNRGFEDSNLRPAEFWDTGRGLMTTKALQAGDLIISLPEKCLLTTGTVLSSCLGEYIMRWKPPVSPLIALCTFLIAEKHAGEKSLWKPYLDVLPKTYTCPVCLERDVVSLLPEPLKKKAQEQRTTVHELYVSSKAFFSSLQPLFAENTRTIFNYSALEWAWCSINTRTIYMKHAQRECFSLEPDVYALAPYLDLLNHSPNVQVKAAFNERTRSYEIWTNSQCRKYEEVFICYGPHDNQRLLLEYGFVAVDNPHSSVYVSSDTLLKYFSPLDKQRNAKLSILKDHDFLENLTFGWDGPSWRLLTALKLLSLGADEFTCWRRTLLGDIISARNEEQTLNIAAKICNFLIKETQHVLLQYQCVC; this is encoded by the exons atgaagaaaaacagaggtcGAACAGGCcgaaagagaagaagaaaacacttgCAGAGTTTTATGGGTGGAG tcaaCTGCAGTCAAAAGCTGGAATACATTAAACTTAAGAAGTggctgaaaaacagaggatTTGAAGACAGTAATTTAAGGCCAGCAGAGTTCTGGG ATACAGGAAGAGGACTGATGACAACAAAGGCTCTTCAG GCAGGGGATCTGATTATTTCATTGCCTGAGAAATGCTTGCTCACCACGGGCACTGTCCTTAGTAGCTGCCTGGGAGAATACATTATGAG aTGGAAGCCTCCTGTATCTCCTTTGATAGCACTGTGCACATTTTTAATAGCAGAGAAGCATGCTGGTGAGAAATCTCTGTGGAAGCCGTATCTTGATGTTTTACCCAAGACATACACTTGCCCTGTTTGTTTGGAGCGTGACGTAGTAAGCCTTCTTCCTgaacctttaaaaaagaaggctCAGGAACAGAGAACGACAGTCCATGAGTTGTATGTGTCTTCCaaggcttttttctcttctctgcagcctTTGTTTGCTGAGAACACAAGAACTATTTTTAACTACAGTGCTCTAGAGTGGGCTTGGTGCTCTATTAATACCAGGACAATATACATGAAACATGCACAGAGGGAATGTTTTTCTCTTGAGCCAGATGTTTATGCATTGGCACCATATTTAGATTTGCTAAACCACAGTCCAAATGTTCAG GTAAAAGCTGCATTTAATGAACGGACAAGAAGCTATGAAATTTGGACAAATTCACAGTGCAGAAAATATGAAGAAGTATTTATCTGTTATGGGCCTCATGATAATCAGCGACTGCTACTAGAATATGGATTTGTTGCCGTGGATAACCCTCACAGCAGTGTTTATGTCTCATCAG ATACTCTCCTCAAATACTTTTCACCACTGGAcaagcaaagaaatgcaaaactctCCATTCTAAAGGATCATGATTTCTTAGA GAACCTGACCTTTGGATGGGATGGACCATCTTGGAGACTCCTCACAGCCCTTAAGTTGTTAAGTCTTGGAGCAGATGAATT TACTTGCTGGAGGAGAACACTGCTCGGTGATATAATCTCAGCCAGAAATGAAGAGCAGACTTTGAATATAGCAGCaaaaatatgcaattttttaataaaggagaCACAGCATGTCCTTCTCCAG TATCAGTGTGTTTGTTGA
- the CBR1 gene encoding carbonyl reductase [NADPH] 1, which translates to MSNVPVAVVTGSNKGIGFAIVRALCKQFPGDVYLTARDPGRGQEAVAKLQEEGLRPLFHQLDIDDLQSIRALRDFLKEKYGGLNVLVNNAGIAFKVHDTTPFAVQAEVTLRTNFFGTRNVCTELLPLVKPYGRVVNVSSMVSSSALGGCSQELQQKFRSNTITEDELVELMTKFVEDTKKSVHEKEGWPNTAYGVSKIGVTVLSRIQARMLNEKRKGDHILLNACCPGWVRTDMAGPKATKSPDEGAETPVYLALLPLDADGPHGQFLSNKTVRTW; encoded by the exons ATGTCCAACGTGCCAGTGGCTGTGGTGACTGGGTCCAACAAAGGGATTGGATTCGCAATTGTGCGGGCTCTGTGCAAGCAGTTCCCAGGGGACGTGTACCTGACAGCCCGAGACCCTGGCCGTGGCCAGGAAGCAGTGGCAAAGCTCCAGGAGGAAGGGCTGCGTCCACTCTTCCATCAGCTGGATATCGATGATCTGCAGAGCATCAGAGCTCTCCGTGATTTCCTAAAGGAGAAATATGGAGGGCTGAATGTGCTGGTTAACAATGCAGGGATTGCTTTCAAAG TTCATGACACAACTCCATTTGCGGTCCAAGCAGAGGTTACGCTGAGGACAAACTTTTTTGGAACCAGGAACGTTTGCACAGAGTTGTTGCCTCTTGTGAAGCCTTATG GTAGAGTGGTGAATGTCTCTAGTATGGTAAGTAGCTCAGCtctgggaggctgcagccaaGAACTACAGCAAAAGTTTCGCAGCAACACAATCACTGAGGATGAGTTAGTGGAACTCATGACCAAATTTGTGGAAGATACCAAGAAAAGTGTGCATGAGAAAGAAGGATGGCCAAATACTGCCTATGGGGTATCCAAAATTGGTGTCACAGTCTTGTCCAGGATTCAAGCCCGGAtgttaaatgagaaaagaaaaggtgacCACATCCTTCTCAATGCCTGCTGTCCTGGATGGGTGAGAACAGACATGGCAGGTCCTAAAGCCACTAAATCACCAGATGAAGGGGCTGAGACCCCAGTTTATTTGGCCCTTTTGCCTTTGGATGCTGATGGTCCTCATGGCCAGTTTCTTAGTAACAAGACTGTTCGAACCTGGTAA
- the SETD4 gene encoding SET domain-containing protein 4 isoform X1 has protein sequence MKKNRGRTGRKRRRKHLQSFMGGVNCSQKLEYIKLKKWLKNRGFEDSNLRPAEFWDTGRGLMTTKALQAGDLIISLPEKCLLTTGTVLSSCLGEYIMRWKPPVSPLIALCTFLIAEKHAGEKSLWKPYLDVLPKTYTCPVCLERDVVSLLPEPLKKKAQEQRTTVHELYVSSKAFFSSLQPLFAENTRTIFNYSALEWAWCSINTRTIYMKHAQRECFSLEPDVYALAPYLDLLNHSPNVQVKAAFNERTRSYEIWTNSQCRKYEEVFICYGPHDNQRLLLEYGFVAVDNPHSSVYVSSDTLLKYFSPLDKQRNAKLSILKDHDFLENLTFGWDGPSWRLLTALKLLSLGADEFTCWRRTLLGDIISARNEEQTLNIAAKICNFLIKETQHVLLQISQLKRNKENLKNHLALVEALRLEDLKVLQKSAEILSNLNMVTT, from the exons atgaagaaaaacagaggtcGAACAGGCcgaaagagaagaagaaaacacttgCAGAGTTTTATGGGTGGAG tcaaCTGCAGTCAAAAGCTGGAATACATTAAACTTAAGAAGTggctgaaaaacagaggatTTGAAGACAGTAATTTAAGGCCAGCAGAGTTCTGGG ATACAGGAAGAGGACTGATGACAACAAAGGCTCTTCAG GCAGGGGATCTGATTATTTCATTGCCTGAGAAATGCTTGCTCACCACGGGCACTGTCCTTAGTAGCTGCCTGGGAGAATACATTATGAG aTGGAAGCCTCCTGTATCTCCTTTGATAGCACTGTGCACATTTTTAATAGCAGAGAAGCATGCTGGTGAGAAATCTCTGTGGAAGCCGTATCTTGATGTTTTACCCAAGACATACACTTGCCCTGTTTGTTTGGAGCGTGACGTAGTAAGCCTTCTTCCTgaacctttaaaaaagaaggctCAGGAACAGAGAACGACAGTCCATGAGTTGTATGTGTCTTCCaaggcttttttctcttctctgcagcctTTGTTTGCTGAGAACACAAGAACTATTTTTAACTACAGTGCTCTAGAGTGGGCTTGGTGCTCTATTAATACCAGGACAATATACATGAAACATGCACAGAGGGAATGTTTTTCTCTTGAGCCAGATGTTTATGCATTGGCACCATATTTAGATTTGCTAAACCACAGTCCAAATGTTCAG GTAAAAGCTGCATTTAATGAACGGACAAGAAGCTATGAAATTTGGACAAATTCACAGTGCAGAAAATATGAAGAAGTATTTATCTGTTATGGGCCTCATGATAATCAGCGACTGCTACTAGAATATGGATTTGTTGCCGTGGATAACCCTCACAGCAGTGTTTATGTCTCATCAG ATACTCTCCTCAAATACTTTTCACCACTGGAcaagcaaagaaatgcaaaactctCCATTCTAAAGGATCATGATTTCTTAGA GAACCTGACCTTTGGATGGGATGGACCATCTTGGAGACTCCTCACAGCCCTTAAGTTGTTAAGTCTTGGAGCAGATGAATT TACTTGCTGGAGGAGAACACTGCTCGGTGATATAATCTCAGCCAGAAATGAAGAGCAGACTTTGAATATAGCAGCaaaaatatgcaattttttaataaaggagaCACAGCATGTCCTTCTCCAG ATTTCCCAGTTGAAAAGGAACAAGGAGAACCTCAAAAACCACCTGGCTTTGGTAGAAGCGCTACGCTTGGAAGACCTGAAGGTACTACAAAAATCAGCTGAGATTCTTTCCAACTTGAATATGGTGACAACTTGA